CGCCAGTTGCAGGCGGCGCGAGGCGGTCAGCCCCATATGCGTGACCTCGCCCACCACGGCTCCCAATCCTTTCTCGCGCAGCCCCTCCTCGATGAGCGGCAGGATTTCCCGCTCGCGTTCGGCTTCGGCATAGATCACGCGATCGGGGTGAAGACCTGCGCGCAGGAGACCGGGAGCGAACAGGTCCCGGCGCGTCAGACACCAGAGCACCGGCCCCTTGAGACGGGCCGCGATCCCCGCGGTAAACAGGGTCGTGCAGCCTGCGAACTCGGAAGCAGGTCCCGCTTCGATCATCTCGTGCAGAGCGCCTCGCGCGAGGCCGCCGCCGGGGAGATGGCGGTCGATCTCAGGAGGGCCGAAGGGCAGGGGCCTGGTTCTGCTGAAGTTGCCTTCATGCCGGGCAATCCGGAGCCGTAAATCGGCAAGCCTGTCCTGTTGCCCGGCATGCATGACCCCGTGCCCGTTCGCTTTCGTGTTGAGGATGTTCCTATTATGTTCTCGTTACGTCATGAGTCAAATGCACGCACCGGTCGTTGTGAATTTTGGGGAGAAGGATGTTACGAGAAGCGGTTAACGGGCCCGAGAACAGGCAAGGAGCGGTATGGTCTACCGCGATAACAGGAGCGGGGCACGGATGCTACTCTCGTGGATGAAACTGGCCCTGGAGACGAACAGGCTCGCTCTGGAGTCTCAGATCGTCATTTGGACCCGGCTGGCCCAGATCGCTCGCGGTCAGGGCACGCCTGCCGAATCCGCCCTGATGGTGACGGAGAAGATCGCTGCCTTTGCCGAGGCGACGGCAACGGTGGCGACGGGCGGGTCGGCCCACAAGGTCGTCAAGGGATACCGCAAGCGTGTGCGGGCGAATGTCAGGCGCCTGAGGCGCTGACATCTCATTCCGTCCCTATGCGGATCTACGAGGTCCGAGAGAGAATCCAGGCGGCAATTCAGGCCGCATCAACGCCTCCATCTCCTGCGGCTGTCGGG
This window of the Microvirga sp. TS319 genome carries:
- a CDS encoding ImuA family protein, yielding MHAGQQDRLADLRLRIARHEGNFSRTRPLPFGPPEIDRHLPGGGLARGALHEMIEAGPASEFAGCTTLFTAGIAARLKGPVLWCLTRRDLFAPGLLRAGLHPDRVIYAEAEREREILPLIEEGLREKGLGAVVGEVTHMGLTASRRLQLAAEATGVTALVIRRWWTVAEKDLVHLPTAAVTRWRIAPAPSELMPAPGLGRERWQVELVRCRSAEPRTWILEACDAKGRLALPVDLADRSDQAADRQAAAS